ATGACAAGACTGTACTATTTGAAGCTGGTCAAGCAgctcttccttttcttcaacAAGCTGGTGTGACTTGTGAATTCAAGGTATACTAATATGAAGTCCAATATACTGATCACATGGAAAGATCTTAGAAACCAGTtcttgagaatatatatatatatataactgagGATCGTTTGTTTATCTGCAGGCTTATCCGGATCTTGGTCACTCGATCAGTAATAAGGAACTACAGTATCTGGAGTTATGGATCAAACAACGGATGCAGAGCTCGCCGTCTTCTTCTTAATAGTTTTAAGAAGGCAACACTGCACTCAAGAAAACATCCTAATATCTATCACAATTAGAAGAACAATATGATAACATCAGCTCATCTTCTGGTCTTCTGGTCCAACTTCTCTGTCgtgaaaaccggtttcggtTTAATATGTCTTGTTTCGTTGGTTATGGAAACTTTTACTATTTGTGTAACACACAGAACTTGTAATTTCCATTGATTTTGCATTATATAATTTGGCAAGTCGGATCTTTTGatgtgttcaaaaaaaaaagagaacagtAAACTTTTTAGTTGCTTACGTTTCATTCAAATCAATAACTGATATAGAGATTAGATCTATGTCGGATAAATAGCAGCCAGTGCCATCATCATATGATAGTTTCAGATTGTTGTGAAAATGGTGAATCTGACTATTAACTGTACAAATTATTTAGCGTAGataagaagacaacaaaaaaaaatgtcaccaTATGAATAAGGGGATCTGAATAATGAAGTTTTCAAACATATGTCAATATCTAAGTTTTTTGAAACCATATATAAATagtgaaaaaaaacattattattaaaacGATCCGAccaaaaaagaacacaaaaaatcCAAGTGAGTTTGCATGGTCTGTTGCAGGGGGGTATTATAGTCAAAACACATAATATCCCATTTGCACCCATATTATTATCTTCCTTTGGATTCTTCCAGTAGCAACCCACCGACTATATGTGATTTCCAACATTTACCCCTTCACCATCTCAAATATTACAGAAtcttcatattatagtgacagcTACACAAGAATCTAAGtccaacaaatatttatatgtatttacATTTTAAGTTTATACactaataaacaaatttaagtTGATTTTACCCTAGCCGCTAAAATTTgctaacaaatatatatatatcatcagtCTACTAACTCTATTTGTACTGTACTgactgtatatatttttatagtgGCTTCAATTATTGCAATCATTCGAAAATTTAAAAATGCTAATTAGCATTACACTTAGATCACGTGTgatgaaatttaattaaatgtttaaaattacAGTTTAGTTTTATACGATAGATGTAACAAGGAAAATACAAAGAACAAGTAAATTACGTGCATGAACTTGTTATGATTAATGAGAAACGCTGGCATTGGGCCGTTGAAGATGGTCCTACTCAAAGATAAGTCTATTTATTCTTGTTAATAACAAAGATCGAATTTATCAATTCTTGTGACTCCCGAACAACAAAACTCTAATAAACttctttttacaattaaaaataaaataatgtcgATCTTCGAAATTTAGAGTTCAAAGCTTGTATTGCTGTAAATTGTAACAAAGGGGTCAAAGGctattacacttttttttgttttgtcaattaTCGAggcaaaaatattatttgacatTGATACGTTTTGTTTGTGTAATCTAATCTAAATACAAATACCAAAATAATCCTTAAAGATCTCACATGTGATTGGGGTTTGCTGGCTAATTGTTATACTTAGCATTGTTATAGtttttaaccccaaaaaaaaatgtctagaCCAATAgtctccattttcttttttaaaataaagtgattggatttattttttctcgaatttcaaattttaaattggaaattttaaaatagagagaaaaggtATGGGGTAATTTGtaaaggttttgaaataaagatgaaaagtgtaaattgaaaaaaaagcgCCAAGTAGGCGATTACTGTTACAAATCAACcaatcaagaaaaaacaaaaccttctaACTAACTTAGCCTACTTCAAAGATTACGCAATCGTCTGTTTTCAGAACACACACAGTGGCAGCTTCGTAATAACACAGTCCTGAGTTACCCCTTTTTCGTCATTTCACATCcttcgtccttcttcttctctccttccaCCTTCACTGCCACTCACACCTACACGCGCGagactactctctctctctctctctctcatctggAGCACTCAAAGAGTAAAGTTTTCTCTCTGTATTCTTagctttatctctctctcttctcaagaAATGGCGGGTCGGATCCAATCCCACCAGCTACCAAATGGACTCTACGTATCGGGAAAGCTAGAGCAGCCAAAAGAGCGACCACCGACAATGGCGGCTCGAGCTGTGCCTTACACCGGAGGCGACATCAAGAAATCCGGCGAGCTAGGAAGGATGTTCGACATCTCCGTCGTCGATTCACAAGGACCGCCGCCGTTAATCGTCGGTGGTAATAGCAGCGGAGGTACTTCGAGGCTCCAGGCGCCGCCACGTGTCTCCGGTTCTTCTTCCAACCCTAATAGTGGATCCGTTCGATCTGGTCCCAACTCTGGCTCGGTTAAGAAATTCTCAGGTCCGCTCTCTCAGCTTCAGCCGACCGGTTTAATAACATCCGGTTCTCTCGGTTCTTCCGGTCCGATTTTGTCCGGGTCGAGGAGGTCGGGTCAATTGGACCACCAGTTGAGTAATTTAGCGTCGAGCAAGCCTAAATACGGGTCGTCGGTGACGAGTCTTAACGTAGACCcggttcgggtcgggtttaCAGTACCAAAAGCGGTAGTTTGGGCGGTTCTTATCGTGGCCGCGATGGGATTGCTAGTGGGAGCGTTTCTTACCGTGGCGGTTAAGAAACCTGTGGTGATTGCGGCGGTTTTAGCGGCGGTTTGTCCAGCAATCGTGGTTTTGATTTGGAACTGCGTTTGGAGAAGAAAAGGACTGTTGAGTTTCATCAAAAAGTATCCAGATGCTGAGCTTAGAGGCGCCATTGATGGACAATTCGTTAAGGTTACAGGGGTAAGTTAAAACCTAATTTTCAGATGTTTTACAAAAATTCCCAGTTTTAGTAAGTGACTTTAATTGTTCTGGTTAAACTAAATTGCTTCCTAATTTAGCGTTTAGGTCGTTTTCAAATTTTGAGTGAAGTTAGAATGTCATTATCTATCATTGGCTTTTTGCTTATGGATGTATCATATGCTTGGATCTCTGTTTAGTGTTTAATTAActtcattttagtttttgttttgctacaTTATGTTTCTGGGTGCTTTATGATGATTTTTGCTTTTGTCTGTGTctgaaattttatattagtaAACTTAGGGGGTTCGTCGTTTGTGTTCAGCATAGATTTATAAGAGTCTTTAGTGAAACTAGACCAATTTATAATTGGACAAATTGGAGTCACGGgtgttttttgtatttgtggATTGGAGTACAGTCGTCAACAGCTAGTGTAATGCGTTGTACAGACTATTTATAATTTCTGAAATAACAATGTTGCTGGAGATATGGTTAAATATGGTAGTGATGGTCATTGGTGTATTTCTTGTTTTGCTTgaaatgttgaatttttttgtatgtaggTTGTGACATGTGGAAGCATTCCTTTGGAGTCTTCATACCAAAGGACACCAAGATGCGTTTATGTATCCACGGAGTTGTATGAGTACAAAGGTTTTGGTGGGAAATCCGCAAACCCTAAACATCGATGCTTTTCTTGGGGTTGTAGACATGCTGaggttagtttcttcttctttggtcaGGTTTCCAAGATTTTATATGAAGGGAGGAGATGGTTAAGTTTGATGATTATTGTTGTGATTATATTTCTTTGGCAGAAATACGTGTCGGATTTTTACATATCAGATTTCCAATCTGGATTGCGGGCGCTAGTAAAGGCAGGATATGGATCAAAAGTTTCTCCTTTTGTCAAACCGGCGACAGTGGCTAACGTAACAGCGCAGAACAAAGATAAATCTCCCACCTTCTTGAAGTGGTTGTCGGATCGCAACCTCTCAGCCGATGACCGAGTCATGCGCCTCAAAGAAGGGTATGTGAATCTTCATACTTTTGTTAGAGTCACTGTCCAAACCTTGAAATTTAGATTTTTACCTACATAAAATACGACCTTCTAAACCATGCTTTCAGTAAGATTGAAAGTTTATACTCTCAGATTGTTCATGTAGGCGTTTACTTTGACTGGTACCAATGGATTTTTCTTCCACACTAAAAGTCACAATCATGGAAAAAGATGTGATGAAACATGTATAGTGGGAAGTAACCCGTTAACTTATGTCAAAGTAAACGGCTTAAACATCTCACATCAGTGTTAGATCTGAAGTTAAAGGGTTTAGATTCTTAGAAGGTTAAGTAAGGACTAAAGT
The sequence above is a segment of the Camelina sativa cultivar DH55 chromosome 10, Cs, whole genome shotgun sequence genome. Coding sequences within it:
- the LOC104718086 gene encoding uncharacterized membrane protein At1g16860, producing MAGRIQSHQLPNGLYVSGKLEQPKERPPTMAARAVPYTGGDIKKSGELGRMFDISVVDSQGPPPLIVGGNSSGGTSRLQAPPRVSGSSSNPNSGSVRSGPNSGSVKKFSGPLSQLQPTGLITSGSLGSSGPILSGSRRSGQLDHQLSNLASSKPKYGSSVTSLNVDPVRVGFTVPKAVVWAVLIVAAMGLLVGAFLTVAVKKPVVIAAVLAAVCPAIVVLIWNCVWRRKGLLSFIKKYPDAELRGAIDGQFVKVTGVVTCGSIPLESSYQRTPRCVYVSTELYEYKGFGGKSANPKHRCFSWGCRHAEKYVSDFYISDFQSGLRALVKAGYGSKVSPFVKPATVANVTAQNKDKSPTFLKWLSDRNLSADDRVMRLKEGYIKEGSTVSVMGMVRRHDNVLMIVPPAEAVSSGCRWWHCLLSTYADGLIITCDENQNADVIPV